In Indicator indicator isolate 239-I01 chromosome 29, UM_Iind_1.1, whole genome shotgun sequence, the following are encoded in one genomic region:
- the TOB1 gene encoding protein Tob1 yields MQLEIQVALNFIISYLYNKLPRRRVNIFGEELERLLKKKYEGHWYPEKPYKGSGFRCIHIGEKVDPVVEQASKESGLDIDDVRGNLPQDLSVWIDPFEVSYQIGEKGPVKVLYVDDNENGCELDKEIKNSFNPEAQVFMPISDPASSVSSSPSPPFGHSAAVSPTFMPRSTQPLTFTTATFAATKFGSTKMKNSGRSNKVARTSPTNLGLNVNDLLKQKALSSSMHSLYGLGLGSQQQQQQQQQKTSALSPNAKEFIFPGMQGQGSTGSIFPGDGPLNLSPLQYSNAFDMFAAYGGLNEKSFVDGLNFSLNNMQYSNQQFQPVMAN; encoded by the coding sequence ATGCAGCTTGAAATCCAAGTAGCACtcaattttattatttcatatttGTACAATAAGCTTCCCAGACGACGTGTCAACATTTTTGGTGAAGAGCTTGAAAGACTTTTGAAGAAGAAGTATGAAGGACACTGGTATCCGGAAAAGCCATACAAAGGATCAGGGTTTAGATGTATACACATAGGGGAGAAAGTGGACCCGGTTGTAGAACAAGCATCCAAAGAGAGTGGTTTGGACATTGATGATGTTCGTGGCAACTTGCCTCAGGATCTCAGTGTTTGGATCGACCCGTTTGAGGTGTCCTACCAAATCGGTGAGAAGGGACCAGTGAAAGTGCTTTATGTGGATGATAATGAAAATGGATGTGAGTTGGATAAGGAGATCAAGAACAGCTTTAACCCAGAGGCCCAGGTGTTCATGCCAATTAGTGACCCAGCATCTTCAGTGTCTagctctccttctcctccctttggtcactctgctgctgtcagcccGACTTTCATGCCCCGCTCCACCCAGCCTTTAACCTTCACCACTGCCACATTTGCCGCCACCAAGTTTGGCTCCACCAAAATGAAGAACAGTGGCCGCAGCAACAAGGTCGCCCGCACCTCTCCCACCAACCTTGGCTTGAATGTCAATGACCTGTTGAAGCAGAAGGCCCTTTCCTCCTCCATGCACTCTCTCTATGGGCTTGGCCTaggcagtcagcagcagcaacagcagcagcagcagaagacttCTGCTCTTTCTCCTAACGCGAAGGAATTCATCTTCCCCGGCATGCAGGGTCAAGGTAGTACAGGTAGCATCTTTCCTGGGGATGGCCCCCTTAACCTCAGCCCTCTCCAGTACAGCAATGCCTTTGATATGTTTGCAGCCTATGGAGGTCTCAATGAGAAGTCTTTTGTGGATGGCTTGAATTTTAGTTTAAACAACATGCAGTATTCTAACCAGCAATTCCAGCCAGTCATGGCTAACTGA